ACGTGGCATGATCTGGTAGCCCGGTTTCTGGTGCAGATTTCGTATTTCGTATATGTGAACAATGAGTGGTTTTTGCAACAGCACCAAACAGGTGGGCATTTGCATCAACATAGTTACGGGGGGAATCAAACTCCAAAGTCCAAACGGTTATGTGAGGATTTGTAATTTACTGCGAgaaaagagaaaaagattgaacaTAGTCCTCTCCAGAGTGTAAACCCAACACAGCGCAGCCCAGCCCATCAAAAAGCCCAGAAGGAGCCGACAGGCCGTCCTCACGACCCACCAACCTGCCTCCTCGTCCCTGTCTCCTTCTACGTCTCCGTCGCTCCCTATCCaatcctcccctccctccctggGTCTTTCCCTCCCCCGCGTCGCGTCGCGGCAAGACGACCTCGCCGCTGCCCGCCTCCCCCCTCTCCCCGCCGCAGGCGCCGGAGATGCAGGCGACGGCCGCCGCATTCCTCGCCCACCCGCTCCCGCGGCTCCGCCGGTGCGCGCGCCTGCCTTAAACCCTCCCTCTCGCCTCCCCCCTCGTCGTGTTATTCCCTGTTTGTGGCGTGCTCAGAAGGTGATGTGGTTTTGTTCGATTCAGCATTGGCGGATGGGGTGCGGATGCGGCGGCGGTGCGTGGGGGCGTCATCGCGCTCCCGCCACGGCTGCGGGGGTCGCGGTGCTCCATCAGCCTCTCCATCGGCGCGGGCGCTGGCGCCGGAGGTGACCGCGAGTTCAGCTACGGTAAGAGGCGTTGAATTCATGGCCTTAATTCAGCCTCTCTGGGTTGCTTTTGTAGTGTAAAATTTTGGTAGGGTACCGTATGTGCCTTTTGGGTTGCCGATGCATGAAGTAAGGAATAGTGTGTGGGTCGTGTACTGCCCTTTAGTTAGCAAACTGATTGTACTTTTTTAGTTTTATTAGTAGGTAGCCAATCCTGCAATGCACACTGCTCAATGTGATCGTGAATTCGTGATGAGGAAATTGGGGGTGGGAAGGGGGCACACTGGATATACAGAATGTATTCAGGAGAATCCTGCATTTTGGCAGGTAACCAGATTGAATGACGCCAGGTTATGCTTTAGGGGTAATTAGCCAAAGCATATGAGTAAAAAAAATTGGCATTTACCTTCAGATTAAAAATTATGTATGGTTGCATTTTCTCTATTGTATAAACATATGGTGTTGCTCTAAATCTTAAGTTTTTGTGCAAGCTCCTGTAATCTGTAAATCGTGGGGGTTTTGTGGACCTAGAAATAATGCTTTTGTACCAACACTAGCCTGGCTGGGGCTGCTGCAGTCATGAAACTTAAAAAAGAAAATGTATATAGAAATTTAAAATCTCATTCAATTAATTATGACAACATTATAGGTGTGAATTTAGTTGTGTGTGATGGCCTGTTTCTTGCAAATCTCAGATTCTATCTTGGTTTACAATATTTTTAGACTGCAATATTTAATTATTTGTTGGGTTATTTCTGTACAAACAATTGCTTTACATGAGGTCATATATCCACCCCTCTATTGGTTATCAACAGAGCATGTTCCGATGTTCTCTAGATACCGAATACGAGATCCCTACAAGCTTCTTGGTGTTGATCGTGACGCATCTGAAGAAGAGATCCGGAGTGCGAGGAATTTCCTCATTCAACAGTATGCTGGGCATGAACCAAGTGAAGAAGCTATTGAAGGTGCTTATGAGAAGATAATTATGAAGAGCTACCAGCAGCGGAAGAAGACAAAAATTAacctgaaaaccaagttaaagAAGAGAGTAGAGGAATACCCTTCATGGGTCAAAGCACTTATTGGTTACTTCGAGGTGCCATCAATGGATATTATTTCCAGAAGATTGTTTTTCTTTGCTTTCATTGCTGGATGGAGTATAGCAACTTCTGCAGAGAATGGACCTGCATTTCAGGTATGCGCTTTGATTTATCCTGAGATTCTAAGTTCCGTCTTTTATTGTTGGAGGACATGTTTTTGTCTCCATGGCTGTTCAATCTAGGAAGCCGGCCTATGTAGCTTGTAACTTTTACAGTACCTGCTAGGTTCAACTAACTTGTCACTAAGCACCTGAATGCTAAATAGATTTGCTCCTTGTGCATTTGTTTACTTTTACAGTATCTATTAGGTTCAACTAACTTGTCACTAAGCACCTGAATGCTTAATAAATTTGCTCCCTGTGCATTTGTTTGTTCATGCAAGTGTCTAGCATCTACACAGCTTAGTGATCTGATGGTTTTTATCACTTCCATTTGATGATTTCGACAATCAGCAATGTTGGCATCTACTATATCTAATATACTAATGACAATACGGGACCTGATAATTCTAGAGCTGGTTTACTTTTGATCTTGGGCATCACTGAACTGAAATGGTTTGCCTGTGCAGCTCGCAATATCGCTATTCTCATGCATATATTTCCTCAACGAAAAGATGAAGAACCTCCTCAGGGCATCAACCACTGGGTACTGAAACTTTCTTCCATCAAGGCCTTGATTTATCATCAACAACAGCATGTTTACTCACTGTCTTGTTCTTCTAGGTTTGGGGTACTTGTTGGTGGTTGGATTATTGGTTCTCTACTGGTTCCACTGGTCCCAACATTCATCATCCCACCTTCATGGTCCCTAGAGCTACTCACCTCGCTGGTTGCTTACATTTTCTTGTTCCTGGGATCCACTTTCCTGAAATGAACCTGTTTCAATTTTGTAAGTGGAACTGTAGGATTTTTTTAAAGAGGGGATTACAATGACTGACATATCTGGATTTGAGTTTCAGAAAAAAAATTGCTTGGACTGACCTCTTGAGATTGGAGTATTGGCGTTTGCCATGTTCGCTCGGctaataagtcatggctgaaagtactgtttgctgatttgttgtgagagaaaaatattgttcgttggctgaaaagtatggcttataagccaagcgaacatggacaaatgtagtacacagtttttttttttttttgtcttttttctCAGCTGATGTAAtacacagttttttttttttctatctGGTGACGGTGCAGGGACAAATGTGGCATCAGTTACTATCTGGCAGTACATTTTGTGCTTTGTGTAGTGGTGAACTATTGGTGTGTTCGCGTGCAAGCATTGAAGCGAGCCTGGATCGCAAATCTGACCCATGGTTAGGGCTTCATGGTTGGATCGCAAATCTAGCGCTTTACACGAATACCCGTCCCCTGCTGTCCCTAGAATGCTGCTTGTTCGTCCTGTTTGATTTTGAAAATCAACGTACGTATGGTCGTTATGGCTTCCTTGGCTTTGACAAATGACAACATATTTTTTACTGTTAGTAAAAAAAGCATCAAGCACCCTTGACTGTGATATCAAATTAGTTTCATCAAATTATCCACAATATATATGTCTTGACGGTTTATTTATTTGACCTTATAAATGTTCATGTGGGTTTTAAAAATATCTTGACCAAAGTCAGAGAAATTTGATTTAGGACAACACTAAACTGTGCTATAATTTTGGAAGTACGTGTAATTGTTTGTACTTACGTATGGGTTGGCTTCTACGAGCGTGTTCGGCTGGCTTAAAGCCAGCTGGCTTGTTTTTCCTCTTACAGAATCACTGTTTacgtcctgccagaacagtatttttctctcacaacaatcagccggaacagtatttttcagtcctgccgaacaggccctaCGTTCTCATAGCTCTCTGCAACAGAGGCGAACCTTGTCCAAGAAAACAGGGAGGAAAACCTAAACAACCCTACATGCCGTGGGGCGCTAAAGTAGTAGCCCTTGCGCTAAATCCTAGCTAGGGTGTGCCACCGTTATAACATCTCTTAACAAACTATATGACCTATCTTTTCATCTCGTTAGCCTTAACGAGCCAAGCTCCTAAGCCCCTCTAAAACTCCAACAGTCAACAGCTCAAGAAGGGGTGTTGTCGGTACTTGGAAAAAAAAACTCCGTAATTCAGAAGCTCAGTACACATATCTGGGCCGTATTTTTGACAGAtgagataaaaaaaaaaactgggcCGGAATGCTTCGGTCGGCTTGATTATTCTGTTTATTTCACTGAGAATAGAAGGCTTAAATCCACTGTTAATTCTCTATTATTGGCTAATATCTTTTCTATTATTGGATCGTCATGATTGTATTTGGACTTTCAAGCAGCAATTGGATTGGATTGAACACTACGTAGGTATTTGGAATTAGATTTGGATTGGATGTTGAAccgttttctttgtttttttaattTGATTTCTCTATTTAGATTGGGACTCTAATCCATTACCACGTCTAGCATATTCGACTAGTGAACTGAGTTTTTGAAACTGAAAGCATTGCTAGGCCATTCTTAGGTCCAAAAATTCCGTACTGAGGTGATGCAGAACAGAACCGAGAGCACGCAGGATGCAGTCGTCAAAACTGAAAACCGTGTCATGGCTGTGGAACCGTTGGTTGCTGTTAAAGAATCTAAACTTGGAACTGCTCGTACGTATACTAGGGCATGTTTCATGTCTGGGAAAGTTTGCCACGACTCGTCTTGTCGATCGGAGCAGTTGTTTGCGGCTTTCGCAGCTGGGATGGACGACAGGACTAGCTGCAAGTCAGCAAGTGACGGCGTGATCGAGCAGGTGGACAGGAGAAGAACTCCTGTGGCTTCAGCATGTGAATCGTCATCCCATCCTTTGAGGTAACGAACGGTCGAATCCAAGTCGGCTATGCATTGGAGAAGACACATTTTGGTTTCAGAAGAACATGATTTTGGGTTgaggtagcagcagcagcagctttatACGTACACGATGTCACGGTGACCAGGAAAAATGTTTTGTCTAAGGTctggtttagattggggttaggaattagtatttgacacggtaacactttcgtttgtatttgacaattattgtccaatcatgacctaactaggctaaaaagattcgtttcgtaatttacaatcaaactgtgtaattaattattttttatctatatttaatactccgtgtatgtgtctaaagatttgatgtgatgaagagagaaaaaaacttgcaatctaaaaaAGGCGTAAGCAAAAAATGATGCACCAAAACGCCACGGCAGGGTGCATTGTTTCTGTCGCCTGAAAAGTGAAGAATCGCAAGTAGAATATCGGTGCAGAGACGAGACGCTGGATGAAAACCACGAAGCATGCATGCCTGAAGTGTGAGCGGAGGCATGCAACGAAACGACGTGTCTGGTGGAAGCTGTAGCCCCGGTTTTGACGCTGGAGCAGGTAACTGTGGAGTGAACGGAGCAGTTGGACTGTTGGAGTGATGGCGCATGTGGAGAAACTGTTGGAGTGATCCCACATTCTCGCTCGTTCTGCGTCTGCGGTCTGCGGTCTGCTCCTGCGTGAACGATAGATAGATGACGGAATCTGCAGCAGTTTAGTATGATGCATCACATCACATCATCGGGGTTGGACTGTTGGTGTTGGTTACGGGTTCccaaatttttggcaaaatgggcactgtagtattttcgttgttatttgatatatagtgtccaatcataatttaattaggcttaaaagattcgtcttgtggatttcgtctaaactatgtaattaattttattttttatttatatttaatacttaacgtctaaagattcgatgtgacgagaaatatgaaaaattttgcaaaatttttgggaactaaactgggccttagTACGCACCTCCCAATTCCCAAAGCCTCGCGCAGGCAGGCAGGAGTACTGCGCTTCTGCAGGTGGCTGCTGCATCCCCTGCCCTTTTTTGTCTTTCTCTAAGTAGTACATGCAGCTCCACGTGGGAACATTGCATTCGGCCGGGTGATGGAACGGAGCgaaataaagaaaagaaaaagaaaaagaaaaaaaaagactcgATAGCTGTGACATAGGGCCAGGTGAACAGAGACTGAGGGTGGAGACTAGCGCCGAACGATTGAGGTTTCCGGTCTTGTTGGGTGAATTTGGGAATTTAGACTATTAtagtacttttgtttttatttggtaattagtgttcaatcatgaattaattaggctcaaaacgtgtcTCGTAATTTTTaaccaaattgtgtaattagtttttttttcatctacatttaatgtttcatgtacgtatcgtaagatttgatgtgatgggtactgtagcactttttgagatttTGGGAAAAGAAATCGGCTAGCTCGGAGCCTACCGCTGGGGACGCCCTAAGGGGTGGtcataggccttgtttagatgcaaaaaattttgcaaaatggctactgtagcgttttgttgttatttggcaaatagtatccaatcatagtctaattaggcttaaaagattcgtctcgtggattttgtctaaactgtgtaattagttttattttttatttatatttaatgcttcatgcatgcgtccaaagattcgatgtgacggggaatgtgaaaaattttgcaaaattttttgcaaactaaactgggCCATAGAATGGGTCATTACTCGTAGCACAGTAGAGCATCAGCGACGACGACGTGGAGAGGAATGAAATCGAAACTGCCCATCACCGGAACCCACGCTGGGTCAGTCACTCAGTCTCAGTCTCAGTCTCAGTCGGAGGAGTAATCTCGTAGCATAGCAGGTGTAGCTGTAGCTTTCGATGGCCCTGACCATGTGACGAGGCGCCTCTACCCTGCTGCCACCGAGGCACGGCAGCAGCAAGGCGCTGCGGTGGTCGTAACCACCGAATTGGACGGTAGCAACCGTGCCGAGACGACCGCCGACCGCGGTGTCCGTGTCCCTCCCTCGTCTGCTGCCGACTGCCGGGGAGTGAAATGATCGAACGGGAACAGCAAACAGGTGGCGGCTGGCGGCTGGCGACTGGCGACTGCGGCCGTGCTTGCGTTGTGGCCGTCGACTGAGGACAGGCGGATCCGAACAAAGGCGTTCCCGCTTTTTCTCTCGCGTCGCGGCAGAATTCCCGCCTCAAAAGGGGAGTCAATTGCTTGCTCTCTCGCGGCTCGTGCGCCGCGCCGCCCTGCTGACTACTCCCCGGCCGCCCTACTGGAGtacgtgctcctcctcctcggctTCTCCCCGGCCGGCCGCCCTACTGGAGTACGTACTGTACGTTCGTCGCAAGACAACCAAGCCAAGTGTTTTGTTTTGTTCATCACAAACGAAATGTCTGCAACAACTCGGGTTCGACCACTTTCCGACAATACGCGCTACAAGTCGCTAGGACCTGATGATCAACTTTCCAACGCATGAATCGCTCCTTTTTTCCAATCATCATGCTCATATTGGTAACCGAAGCTTAGAAGCCTACAACAACAGGCAGCCCAGCACAGGTGTATGCGCATGTACCGACGCAGAGAGCAGAGAAAGAATTTGTGTTGTGGGACCAATGCAAAAGGATTTTGCAACCAGGTAGGTAGCCCGATGGCCGGGCGCCGACCGCCGACCGGGACGGAACTTTCTCACATGCCGATGATCGCCACCGGACGCACCGGTACACATATCATTTGTAGGGACGGGCCGGGCGCCGACCGCCGACCGGGACGGAACTTTCTCACATGCCGATGATCGCCACCGGACGCACCGGTACACATATCATTTGTAGGGATGACTCAAGACTATTTATAGGCAGTCATttctaccaaaccgtctctataaattatgtacaaatcgatttgtagaagcGGCTATAGTATCAGCCACCCCAATAATACCTATTTGTGGGGGCGGTTCAGTTTAGAagcgcccctacagtacattttttcgccaaaaaaaatttaaatttacaattcaatttcgactagaacactgtttgttttcgtgtattccatccagcgttcgcgttgccgaacgccccgcgaccaacgtgagCGAGGAAAATGAGATAATCCGCCGAACGCcctgcgaccaacgttccgagccgcattcgctcaagagtattatataaactacaaggacaagagtattatataaactacaattacaagtccagtTCACAAGAGTATATACAAtctatcattaaatagacataattcacaaggtaaaaccaatgtcaaattccatacacattgttatcaacgtcctagagctagtctttcagtttcacgaaggtgttggtactgaggatttctacctaagttagACTTTCGgccatggtaggcgcctttgacgtgtacaatctgttccaatatgaagttgcaaagatcgtcgacgagctctaaaagttggtcatccttgtatgggtctcttttcatttctttctcttattttcactacaagagaacaagtttcggtttagtatttcataccatgtataaAGTGTTTATACtacaggtgaagaggttcaaacttacccttaaggggtgtctcctgtaggcaccggtgttactcatcatagaacatatatagtatccacaatgtacactcccaggcttctgcttggggcactgtatgttttacatatgaaaatgttaagtaatgcttttgacagccatgtaatggagtactgaagaagtaagttacacttaccgcacatagtgtttttatagccagctttttcttccttgctggatcatgccttccgtgatgtttagtgacatagaacctaaatgccctgttcgaattattttagcaaatacaatttgttagtatccaaaaatgaacgttacaagtatgtatacaaacatataagctaacgaggattgtcgatatgtatacgtcttgagaatcgatatgaagtctttgtatgtcatcgggttcctatctattgaatcaaagacccatgccatgctcctcccgacatcgacgcctatacaaatccagtggttgctgcatgtatttaatcatagaactagataaactCTTTTGTATCGaataaagctttaagtatagagttgaacttactcgaagttgtatggtagccatataataGAGTGCTCTTagagaattttgaaagccagggcaatgtatgccgtaaccttaagggactctttccttagtttcgccgtacggatgtgctctttctcccccAAGAGTCTTTCAAGCAGCTAGCACTTTGGCATCTAGTAGCCAATGTTTAgagtaattaaaatttatttgtgctatagcttgagggtctatatacctggctttcacacttggcatttgtttgacaatgtgcacttacaTTCTATAAATCagggcgtgggttagttacaacagaattcaaagattacattcatatcatatcgggaggacaaggacttacaggcaccacgtgcaaattagatccatctccattgctccgaggtgaaagcatatctgcatgtcattgaagtcaaagataattttcccgtCTGGGCTTCTAAATGTGCcgatggggaagcatgcttgtatgaggtctatgctcgttgggagaacacacaagtaccaatcatagaaccttctcattccaagtggtaggcgctggatgttcTGGTTTGGTAGGatgggcttgcctctttcatatgttttcggacaatcctttgaccatttgatggcatcaacatttggataatgctttgctgtttggtggagttgCTAGTGAcgacctcctcagaaccccgtgatgtgatttttaacttggttctcaggcttgaactggtcatggaaagaccacttggacaccgacgagacgtctttcatcagaacataaattggtcttatggtgattggatgcttctttcgaagttcccattcaggcacgtcctcatcttcttgtgcatcaccttcttcaggaggcactcattgttcatgtatcggctgtgcttgttgagaagactatggcatctcatcatgcacttgctcggtacgagctggagaaggcacatgcttgctaggaggtggggaagaatgtaGCATCTCGGGAATGTGGTGGTcgtgagacggtgaaaatatctccccgacctcaacaactcgctccaaatttgggagaaggggaggcggcgaagaagcagtcaatataatgtcccgtttgtgacAGAGGATAAACTGCCCCAttacgtcttcgagtaacacctgcccctcgggagttgcgtagtctatcctccactgcatgaactcaggcttcacggtatgcacctcgaccctagtgtagtccggcagaatcttattattgtggtgtaagccaccgggaggatgtgccacacccattgccacctccatcacaatgttttgccggccgctgagaaacaccaagatgcaactagttggtttccgtatgcgatcgacagaggttgtggctgtagtggaaccttagatgctaggaactttcgaagggctgccaactaatgccagttctcctggcAGCATCATTAAtgtccgtggctccgtagacagtccttgctcctccaacgcctttacaactagagcctttacttggagctcaagattagtctcccggtctctgccatgtttcttgtacatgtgcctatcctcttcgaatccttgcttccaagtcATTCTTTTCCCTAGCTCcctagtgcggcctgtgtgctccttgtttcccaagccaagggtaagctcgtccctctctctagaaggattgaatgggcccttctccttgtctttagcatattttaatatccttgatactgcctcttgggtctccagtttatcaaacttaaaattaccatcggatgattctgtactccttgcatatatccaattccttgagtgtaccttcaaatttgtcacatcgatattcccagtagATGCgtcctcttcgtccatcttcctaaactgctctttcttggcatagtagccactggaGCCTAGAtggtggtggtgtttgttcctcttcgctagctcggtgttacatGCACTGAGATCCAATGCCTctgctgaagtcttctgagctACGAGcttctcccattgactaggagttattttgccaaacttgttgaagggagttaaccccttttggatatacttcttgatAAGCTCCGACCTTCAACgtcagaatgactctcccatcatcttgaaagcattttttaccagttcgtgcttaccctccagaaatctaaaattgaacttcagctgcctatcccataatTCGTCCTTTTTATTCTCTGGTGCCTTTTTCCAGTTAGAGATtattgggttcaatttatctcttactagggccccgatcgcattacagaatcgtcctcttaattccttcagctCAAGGATTTCCCCTGCTAgcccgacctccattatcacatagcatgccttatctggatatagatttgcttttctatcccattgtttcctcttaggcttggtagtcatggttgtgtcttgaggttgtggagcagaggcctcaatgtccatcTCTATGGCTATTGCCTCTACTCTTCTTttctctactctgtcttgtctaGCAAGATGTCACGGACGTCAACATTGTCTTTTtcaagtttcaggagggacctgtatatacgatgggtcaaagtgttagcagaggtaacacagctaaagctttagcaaaatttacaagctaaggctttatccctacctcctcattcgggtcaaaatccttgtacAAATCtttctccgttggcctccttctggcttcacgtgggaaaggattcttgggacttacatatccctcttctaagtcatcatcatcatcatcctcttcttctttatcttcagcaacctctcctgctcttccttttgctcccccttcctcctcgtcacactgctcctaagtaagcatcacttctagatccttttctaactcattatcgaactgctcATGAGTAaactggtcctctagtgcttgctcctcataggttggctgctcatcatgctcggggcatcaggctgcactatctggtgtccacgacattatttcgtgttttgttctaatagatgtaataaagtgtgctttaggtacgtgagaaggtataagaaatcaaaaaggtctataaaccaaaatagtcctataaaacaacaatatatcaaaaaataagtagtagcagtagtagaggcctcaaaaacatgtcaatcatcatctaatcttgaacttagagcatcaaggcatcataacagagaagagaggagaaggtaatgtaggggcggctactaatgatgccaagttcctcacaagttcttgatcatcagctcatattccatataatgtatggacttagacaatttcatcatctgcAAAATAAAGgaaaggagaggggagatttgacaaaaaagcaacaactgcttaacaaatatagagaggaaaaggtgtaaaaaagcagcagctgcttcccaaacatagagaataggaaaaatagccaaaaatagttgactgctgccacatggttggaagacccctgcagatcaaaatctggtaacttagatgtggtaaataatggattagagtagaggaatagtaatagtagatagagtaaCAGTAGAGGAGTAGAGcagaggaggagtagagaagtgtagcaatcagtagttaagagcagcaaccacttagatacagtagtagtcgtagatagagtagtagaagtgagccacttagtagcaaccacttagtagtatagggaagtgagtagagtagcagccaacagctagggaagagagtagagtagcagccagctagtagtaggagtagctagcagtagcaagtagagtaatCTAGGACAGTAGGAGGACAATAGTATagcagtagagtagtagtagagtagagagtagttcagtagtagtagagtagagagtagTTGAGTAGTAGTAGAACAGTAGTATAGCAGGAGTAGTACACGAGCAGAGCCACTTAGTAGTGCAGTTGAGAGTAGTAGAGGAGTAGTAGCATAGTAGTATAGCTGGAGCCACTTAGTAAGTCAAATTGGAAGGAGATTCCAAGAGCTCAAACGCAGAAGATACAAACGAAACAGCTTGCTGGACTGGAAATTCCAAGAGCTGCAATCAGAAAATCAGTCTTCACAAGGCAATGCACAGCACGGGAAGGAGATGTTGTTGCTGCACAAAAAACTTGGCCGATTTGCCTGGATGGCCTGGCGGATCAGCAGGCTTGGCCGAGCAGCCTTGCTGCTGCTACACACACTAGAGAGAGAGGTACAGATGGAGGTAAGCTCTCAACCATGCATACTACTCTAATCAAAATGAAGTAATATAACACTTCCAGTAAATATATAGCCAATGATTGATTTGGTATTTCACAGATGCATCAAGCAAGCTTTTGACCAACCAAAATCAGGCATGGACAGTACATGCACAGCGACGAGGGGCTACTCTCCGACCTGCTCCAGAAAGGACACACGCATAGGAACCCTGAAACATGTTTCTGTGAAGATAGAAACTATCTTAAAACGATTTGACCATCTTGTCAATTTCATAAATTCATTCAATTTATATCGAGGTGCTGAGGTTATCGACTCAATCTTAGCTTCTTAACTAATTTTTCAATCTAGTTATCCTATCATATGAAGAATATTAATTGGAATGGTTTAATTTGGAGCAAGGTACTTGAGAAGTTGCTACCAAATTATGAGTTTGTTtatatacatataattatattgAGATTTATCATGGTTTGTTGTTGTATTTTATTATTGAATACTACTTGTAAGTAAAAATTCATTTCAGCTTATATAGCATATATAGGAGATGCTATGTCCTTAAGCATG
Above is a genomic segment from Miscanthus floridulus cultivar M001 chromosome 3, ASM1932011v1, whole genome shotgun sequence containing:
- the LOC136546148 gene encoding protein CHAPERONE-LIKE PROTEIN OF POR1, chloroplastic-like, with the translated sequence MQATAAAFLAHPLPRLRRIGGWGADAAAVRGGVIALPPRLRGSRCSISLSIGAGAGAGGDREFSYEHVPMFSRYRIRDPYKLLGVDRDASEEEIRSARNFLIQQYAGHEPSEEAIEGAYEKIIMKSYQQRKKTKINLKTKLKKRVEEYPSWVKALIGYFEVPSMDIISRRLFFFAFIAGWSIATSAENGPAFQLAISLFSCIYFLNEKMKNLLRASTTGFGVLVGGWIIGSLLVPLVPTFIIPPSWSLELLTSLVAYIFLFLGSTFLK